The genomic DNA TGAGGCTGCCGTGACCGTGCCCCCCAGCTCGGCGGTACAGGCCCTTGCCACCGCGAGCAGTTACACCCTGTCAGGAAGCTATACGGCCAATCTCTACGAGAACTGGGCTCATGCAGGCTCGGTCAAAATCCCGGTGCAGGGAACCATCCAGGGGGTCAGCGCGTATGATGTTGACGTGGCTTACAATCCCGTCTCCGGCGCTTAAAAAAGCCACTGACGGGTTTGGCTCATCCTGAGCACGCTCCGAGGGAACCCAGCGACCGGATGATGCGGGGCGTCATGTCTGAGCGACTAAGTATAGGCGAAATAGGAGCCCTCTTGCAGGGAGGAGAAGGAGGGGGCAGGGGCCAGCAAGGCCATGGGCTGCGCCGGTGTAGGGGTCAGAGCACCCCCTGGGGCACACGGCAGCCCTGGCCAGTCTTGCTTGAGGAGAGCGGGAAGGAATTGTTGGTGGTGGGTGCGCTAGCACCAAACGCGCAGAGGGCCCTTTCTTGGTGCATATGGCGGTTCGGCTGCCCCCGAGGGGAGATGGCCTCGCCTCCCTCTGGACGGGCGGAATTTTTCGGGTCACCCGTTTCGGCCCTTTTGCGCGTTTGGTGCTAGCTCCACAGCACGTCGAGGATGACGGCGTAGTGCACGGAGGCCGCGGCGATGACCATGAGGTGGAACAGCTCGTGGTAGCCGAAGACCGTGGGGCGGGGATCCGGCCATCTGCGCGCGTAGACCACGGCGCCCATGGCATAGAGGACGGCCCCGAAGACGAGCCACCCGACACGCGCCGGGCCGATGATGCCTGGCAGCCGCAGCATCACCGGGAGAGACACCGTCCCCAGTACGACATAGAGCACGGAGCGGAGTCCCCTCGGCCCGGAGCGGCCCAGCAGCGCGAGCCCGGCGCCCGTGAGCGCCGCGGCCCACATCACCCAGAGCAGCCGTGGACCCCACCCTCCCGCCTCGTCCAGTGCGGCAATGGGCGTGAAGGAGCCCGCGATGAGGGCATAGATGGCCGCATGGTCGAACCGCTGGATGCGGCGGTAGGTGGCGGGGCTCCAGTTGGGACAGTGGTACGTCGCGCTGATGCCGAACATCAGCACGAGGCTGACGCCGAACACCATGCCGGCCAGGTACCGCATGCCCTCCGCCGGAGCCAGGGCCAGGAAGAAACACCCGGCGAGCGCCGCCACGAACGCGAACGCATGCGACACGCCACGCAGCCTGGGCTTCACTTCATCTTCGACCCGGAGAGTCTCGACGCGCTCTTGGGAGGCCATACCCTGCTCGTACCTCCCGCAGGTCACCATCGTGTCAGCGGGTGGCGTCTCCTGTCCGGGCGCGGACTTCTGGCGCCCGGTCCTGCCCGCGCCGTGCACACTGGTGGACGGGTCAGGCCACGATGAACGTGCCTTCTCCCGACAGCCGCACCTCCGCATACCTCTCGAGCTGTTGGGTGGAGGGGGCGATGAACCCCGGGCCGCGGCTGGTGATGCCCAGGGTGTTGATGTGCACGCTCTGGTCCGAGCCCGTCAGGAGGGCGGGAGGAATCAGCACGCTGAACTGGATGGATTCGGCATCCGCCGCATTCGACTGGAGGACGATCGTCACCAGCTTGCCGATGCCCACATCCACCTGACGAATCTCGTCACCGCGCGCGTTCACCTGACGCCGACGATCGCGATACTGCATGATCGGCTCACCGGTGAAGCTGGTCTCCGAGAAGCTCACGCGAATATCCTTCCCCTTCAGCTCGAAGTGGTTGGGAGAAATGGCCGCGCGCTGCTGGTTGGATTGCACCTGTTCCATGGCTCTGCCTCGCATGTCTGGACGGCGCCCCGCGAGGAGCGCCACGCGTCTGCTCAGTCAGAGCCGCTCGTTCGAAACTGTGACATGCCACCCAGG from Archangium lipolyticum includes the following:
- the trhA gene encoding PAQR family membrane homeostasis protein TrhA, which gives rise to MASQERVETLRVEDEVKPRLRGVSHAFAFVAALAGCFFLALAPAEGMRYLAGMVFGVSLVLMFGISATYHCPNWSPATYRRIQRFDHAAIYALIAGSFTPIAALDEAGGWGPRLLWVMWAAALTGAGLALLGRSGPRGLRSVLYVVLGTVSLPVMLRLPGIIGPARVGWLVFGAVLYAMGAVVYARRWPDPRPTVFGYHELFHLMVIAAASVHYAVILDVLWS